One window of the Granulicella arctica genome contains the following:
- the poxB gene encoding ubiquinone-dependent pyruvate dehydrogenase, whose protein sequence is MALRNPFNKISDVFVETLVRAGVKRVYGVAGDSLNGLTDSIRAHEGIDWLMVRHEEVAAFAAGAESQISGELTVCAGSCGPGNLHLINGLHDCHRSRTPVLAIAAQVPSNELGTNYFQETRPEHLFLTCSDFCEVISTPEQLPRVLAIAMRTAIAKRCVAVIVIPGDILTREASKPAIDLGISGPAGSVLPPATNLHAAAEILNTTKKITILAGAGCANARDEVIATAAILQAPIITALRGKEYLEYDNPFYVGLNGLIGMTSAYRAMQECDTLLMLGTDFPYSQFFPEGKKVIQLDIRGEQIGRRTTVDVGLIGDVRYTLQALAPLLDKHKSGHLEDSLKHFRKVRKELDDRATGEPGKTPIHPQYLTKCLSDLAAEDAVFLTDVGTPTTWGARYLRMNGKRRLLGSYNHGTMANAMPQAIGVQAAEPSRQVVTLSGDGGFSMLMGDLLTLHQLKLPVKIVVFNNSALAFVEQEMKAAGIDNYGTAFAPQNYANIATAAGVRGWRVETPEQVIPALTEAFAHPGPALIDVVVNRQELSLPPTITAGQAVGFNLYMMKAMLHGDGHEVLDMAKTNLWR, encoded by the coding sequence ATGGCCCTTAGGAATCCCTTCAACAAGATCTCTGACGTATTCGTCGAAACCCTCGTCCGCGCCGGCGTCAAGCGCGTCTACGGCGTAGCTGGCGACTCGCTCAACGGCCTCACCGACTCCATCCGCGCCCACGAAGGCATCGACTGGCTCATGGTCCGCCACGAGGAGGTCGCCGCCTTCGCCGCCGGGGCCGAATCCCAAATCTCAGGTGAACTCACCGTCTGTGCCGGAAGCTGTGGCCCCGGCAACCTCCACCTCATCAACGGCCTTCACGACTGCCATCGCAGCCGCACCCCTGTCCTCGCCATCGCCGCCCAGGTCCCCAGCAACGAACTCGGCACCAACTACTTCCAGGAAACCCGTCCCGAGCACCTCTTCCTCACGTGCTCCGACTTCTGCGAGGTCATCTCCACCCCCGAACAGCTCCCCCGCGTCCTCGCCATCGCCATGCGCACCGCCATCGCGAAGCGCTGCGTGGCCGTCATCGTCATCCCCGGCGACATCCTCACCCGCGAAGCCTCCAAACCAGCCATCGACCTCGGCATCAGCGGTCCCGCCGGAAGCGTCCTACCCCCCGCCACTAACCTCCACGCTGCCGCTGAAATCCTCAACACCACAAAAAAAATCACCATCCTCGCCGGAGCAGGCTGCGCCAACGCCCGCGACGAAGTCATCGCCACCGCCGCCATCCTGCAGGCTCCCATCATTACGGCACTGCGCGGCAAGGAGTACCTCGAGTACGACAATCCCTTCTACGTCGGTCTCAACGGTCTCATCGGCATGACCTCCGCCTACCGCGCCATGCAGGAGTGCGACACCCTCCTCATGCTCGGCACCGACTTCCCCTACTCCCAGTTCTTCCCCGAAGGTAAGAAGGTCATCCAGCTCGACATACGCGGCGAGCAGATCGGCCGCCGCACCACCGTCGACGTCGGCCTCATCGGCGACGTCCGCTACACCCTCCAGGCTCTCGCCCCTCTGCTCGACAAGCACAAGAGCGGCCACCTCGAGGACTCCCTCAAGCACTTCCGGAAGGTCCGCAAAGAGCTCGACGACCGCGCCACCGGCGAACCCGGCAAGACCCCCATCCATCCACAGTACTTAACGAAGTGCCTCAGCGACCTCGCCGCCGAGGACGCCGTCTTCCTCACCGACGTCGGCACCCCCACCACCTGGGGCGCACGCTATCTCCGGATGAACGGCAAGCGCCGTCTCCTCGGCTCCTACAATCACGGCACCATGGCCAACGCCATGCCCCAGGCCATCGGCGTGCAGGCAGCCGAGCCCAGCCGCCAGGTCGTCACCCTCTCCGGCGATGGCGGCTTCTCCATGCTCATGGGCGATCTCCTCACCCTCCACCAGCTCAAGCTGCCCGTCAAGATCGTCGTCTTCAACAACAGCGCACTCGCCTTCGTAGAGCAGGAGATGAAGGCCGCCGGCATCGACAACTACGGCACCGCCTTCGCCCCACAGAACTACGCCAACATCGCCACCGCTGCAGGAGTACGAGGCTGGCGCGTCGAGACACCCGAACAGGTCATCCCGGCCCTCACCGAAGCCTTCGCCCACCCCGGCCCGGCGCTTATCGACGTAGTCGTCAACCGGCAGGAGCTATCCCTGCCCCCAACCATCACCGCAGGACAGGCCGTCGGCTTCAACCTCTACATGATGAAAGCCATGCTCCACGGAGACGGCCACGAAGTCCTCGACATGGCCAAAACCAACCTCTGGCGCTAG
- a CDS encoding radical SAM protein, translating into MSSVTTFVPPPLVAPAPVTLKRRWKKVTRKVRELASIASAVASTGHPYMAHIVPMRRCNLACTYCNEFDDFSDPVPIDEMLRRIDDLGRLGTSVITISGGEPLLHPDLDQVIARIRKTGAIAGMITNGYLLMPDRIERLNKAGLDHMQISIDNVMPDEVSKKSLKVLDKKLQMLAEHADFHVNINSVVGGGIADPNAALTVSERALALGFSSTIGIIHDGSGQLKPLGEAERQVWDKVRNLTRRSYSRFNHFQEAIANGKPNHWRCRAGGRYLYICELGLVHYCSQQRGYPGVPLSGYQTADVKREFLTEKSCSPNCTISCVHQVSYIDHWRAPQKTFVSPNAGHGAAAAELVQIQ; encoded by the coding sequence ATGTCCTCTGTCACCACCTTCGTACCGCCGCCGCTTGTTGCTCCTGCTCCAGTCACTCTGAAACGACGCTGGAAGAAGGTGACGCGCAAGGTGCGGGAGCTGGCATCAATTGCGTCTGCGGTGGCGTCGACGGGTCATCCGTACATGGCGCATATAGTGCCGATGCGCCGCTGCAACCTGGCGTGTACCTATTGCAACGAGTTTGATGATTTTTCTGACCCGGTACCGATCGACGAGATGCTGCGCCGCATCGATGATCTTGGCAGGCTCGGGACGAGTGTCATTACGATCTCCGGCGGCGAGCCGCTGCTGCACCCTGACCTCGATCAGGTGATTGCGAGGATTCGGAAGACCGGCGCGATTGCGGGCATGATCACGAATGGCTATTTGTTGATGCCGGATCGGATTGAGCGGCTGAATAAGGCAGGGCTCGATCACATGCAGATCTCGATCGACAACGTGATGCCGGACGAAGTTTCGAAGAAGAGCCTCAAGGTGCTCGACAAGAAGCTGCAGATGCTGGCGGAGCACGCTGATTTTCATGTGAATATCAACTCGGTGGTTGGCGGTGGCATTGCCGATCCTAACGCTGCGCTGACGGTGAGTGAACGGGCGTTGGCGCTTGGGTTCAGTTCAACCATCGGGATCATTCATGATGGTTCGGGCCAGTTGAAGCCGTTAGGTGAAGCGGAGCGGCAGGTGTGGGACAAGGTTCGCAACCTGACGCGGCGGAGCTATTCGCGCTTCAATCATTTTCAGGAGGCGATCGCGAATGGCAAGCCGAACCACTGGCGATGCCGTGCGGGTGGACGTTATCTCTACATTTGTGAGCTTGGGCTGGTGCATTACTGCTCACAGCAGCGTGGCTATCCGGGCGTTCCGTTGTCGGGGTACCAGACTGCGGATGTGAAGCGGGAGTTTCTTACGGAGAAATCCTGCTCGCCGAACTGCACGATCAGTTGCGTCCACCAGGTGAGTTATATCGATCACTGGCGCGCTCCGCAGAAGACCTTTGTGAGCCCGAATGCTGGTCATGGTGCGGCTGCTGCGGAGTTGGTACAGATTCAGTAA